Proteins co-encoded in one Pseudomonadota bacterium genomic window:
- a CDS encoding glycine--tRNA ligase: MEKIVALCKRRGFIFPSSEIYGGLNGFWDYGPLGIELKNNLRDRWWDAMVRNPPTGPDGRELDVVGIDCAIISHPKIWEASGHVEGFSDPMVDCKTCKARFRADALDESPCPNKPSKLAGAAEACQLTEPRTFNLMFKTYVGALEDPSSVAYLRPETAQGMFYNFKNVLDTSRVKVPFGIAQIGKGFRNEITPRNFIFRSREFEMMEMEFFCHPSEATQWYEFWRKTRFDFWCSLGLAGERLRLRDHEPDELAHYAKDAGGCADVEYAFPFSGEKGFSELEGIAYRSNFDLSQHIKHSGVKLEYFDPVRNERYVPHVIEPAAGLTRGLLAVICEAYDVDESRPSPELMRFAPSLAPIKAGFFPLVNKDGLPEIADKLYRDFKRQVGPAQFDEKQSIGKRYARMDEAGTPFCVTVDGQSKEDQTATVRERDSGQQERVALDKVIGYIAERVGAKRA, from the coding sequence ATGGAGAAGATCGTCGCTCTCTGCAAGCGGCGCGGGTTCATCTTCCCGTCGTCTGAGATCTACGGCGGCCTGAACGGCTTCTGGGACTACGGCCCGCTGGGCATCGAGCTCAAGAACAACCTGCGCGATCGCTGGTGGGACGCCATGGTGCGCAACCCTCCGACCGGGCCGGACGGCCGCGAGCTCGATGTGGTGGGCATCGACTGCGCCATCATCAGCCACCCGAAGATCTGGGAGGCCAGCGGTCACGTCGAGGGGTTCTCCGACCCCATGGTCGACTGCAAGACCTGCAAGGCACGCTTCCGCGCTGACGCCCTCGATGAGTCGCCCTGCCCCAACAAGCCGAGCAAGCTCGCGGGCGCGGCCGAGGCCTGTCAGCTCACCGAGCCGCGCACCTTCAACCTCATGTTCAAGACCTATGTGGGGGCGCTCGAAGACCCGTCATCGGTGGCGTATCTGCGCCCCGAGACGGCCCAGGGCATGTTCTACAACTTCAAGAACGTGCTCGACACCAGCCGCGTGAAGGTGCCCTTCGGCATCGCCCAGATCGGCAAGGGCTTCCGCAACGAGATCACGCCGCGCAACTTCATCTTCCGCTCGCGCGAGTTCGAGATGATGGAGATGGAGTTCTTCTGCCACCCGAGCGAGGCCACCCAGTGGTATGAGTTCTGGCGCAAGACCCGCTTCGACTTCTGGTGCTCGCTGGGCCTCGCCGGCGAGCGTCTGCGCCTGCGCGACCACGAGCCCGACGAGCTGGCCCACTACGCCAAGGACGCGGGCGGCTGCGCCGACGTCGAGTACGCCTTTCCGTTCAGCGGCGAGAAGGGCTTCAGCGAGCTCGAGGGCATCGCGTACCGCTCGAACTTCGACCTCTCGCAGCACATCAAGCACAGCGGTGTGAAGCTCGAGTACTTTGACCCGGTGCGCAACGAGCGCTACGTGCCGCACGTCATCGAGCCCGCGGCCGGCCTCACGCGCGGACTGCTCGCCGTCATCTGCGAGGCCTATGACGTCGACGAGTCGCGCCCCAGCCCCGAGCTGATGCGCTTCGCGCCGAGCCTGGCCCCCATCAAGGCGGGCTTCTTCCCGCTGGTGAACAAGGACGGCCTGCCCGAGATCGCCGACAAGCTCTACCGCGACTTCAAGCGTCAGGTGGGGCCGGCCCAGTTCGACGAGAAGCAGTCGATCGGCAAGCGCTACGCGCGCATGGATGAGGCGGGGACCCCGTTCTGCGTCACCGTCGACGGGCAGTCGAAGGAAGACCAGACGGCCACTGTGCGCGAGCGCGACAGTGGCCAGCAGGAGCGGGTGGCTCTCGACAAGGTCATCGGCTACATCGCCGAGCGGGTCGGGGCGAAGCGGGCGTAG